The genomic window CTCTTTGCCGCCTGTACGATGACCGCAACAGATTCCCTTAAAGCACGTTCAATTTCATCTGAACGGACTGTGATCGTTCTTGGAAGGCCAGAAACCATATCGCGCCCGCGAATATCCAATTCCTCACTCTTCGATCCCGGGAATACAGTTCCTATGCTTGTTTTAATATTCTCAGCGGTTCTTTCTCCGATTAATAGCTTGTACTCACGCTTAATGTATTGCAGAATCTCACTGTCAAAGGCATCTCCAGCCATTTTAATCGAAGAAGAGGTTACGATGTCACCCATCGATAAAACCGCGACATCTGTCGTTCCTCCACCAATGTCAACAACCATGTTTCCGCTTGGCTGGAAAATATCCATACCGGCGCCAATCGCTGCTACTTTCGGCTCTTCCTCTAAATAAATCTTCTTGCCGCCGCTCTTTTCTGCCGCTTCTTTGATCGCCTTCTGCTCCACACTTGTAATGTTCGTTGGGCAGCAAATTAAAATCCGCGGCTTCGATAAAAAGCCTTTTACATTCAGTTTGTTAATAAAATGCTTCAGCATCGCTTCTGTTACATCGAAATCAGCAATGACTCCATCTCTCAGCGGGCGAATAGCAGCAATATTGCCAGGTGTCCGTCCGACCATTCTGCGGGCTTCCTCTCCCACAGCCAAAACCTTATTCGTATTTCGATCAATTGCCACCACAGACGGTTCATTCAAAACAATTCCGCGGCCTTTCACGTGAATCAGCACGTTAGCCGTTCCTAAGTCGATTCCAATATCCCTTGCAAACATTCTATCATCTTTCCTCCTTGACTACTGGCCTGCATTGTCCGCCACCTGCTCATGGACATAATTAAGCACCAGGCAGGACAGCCCAGCACACCCCTTATGTATTTAGCTATATCAAGCGAACCTCGCTATGTTTTCATTTTTTTCAACTTATGCTCCACTGAAAATGAAGCACTCCACTTACCTTCACTCACCTAGTTGTAGACATTTTTGATTATACGAATCAAGTTCTATCCTAATTCTATATTCTACCACACTCAAGGCGAATTAAATAATTTTTTGTCAGAATATGAGAGGGTTTTTGAAGAATTTTGTCGGAACGGGACAGGGACAATTCCAAATGGGTTTTTTATAAAAAAAACCGCCTAATTGATTAGGGTTTATGGGGGATCGTTGTAAATAGCATACTGATGTATCGCTGAGCATTAAACTCGCAAAATCAAGGAATTTGGCGGACACTGGTTCCGTTATATGTGACATAATGAGGTAAATTCTTATGTATGCGGACTCAGATTCCCTTATTTGTAAAAAAGGCATGATTTTCTTGTGTTTTTTCTTAAATAGCGCACCGGGAGTCCGCTTAGCCCTTAATTTTGGCGCTTTTTATTAAAATAAGGGATTCATTGTCCGCTTATAGCAAGCTCAGTACAATCGCAGGTTAATTTGATAAGTCTGTTTCATGCAAAGCGATAATACTGACCGTTTGTTTGTTTTTTTCTTCTCATTACCGCCACTAAAAAACAACCAGCTATTTAAATGGCTGATTGCTTTTTTTAAAGATTTTATTGGTCTTTAGAGCCCTTGGCTGCTTCATGCTGATGAATTTTTAAATCTCTTTATGTTATATCAATCTTTAAATCCAAATGATTCTTTTTTTATTTTATTACCTCCCCTTCAACTTCTTCTTTCTTATATTTCATTTTTGTGGCTTCTCCCCCGCGTAAATGTCGGATTGATTTATGGTAATCTAGAATTTCCTTCACTTCATTCGCCAGTTCAGGGTTAATCTCAGGAAGTCTTTCTGTTAAGTCTTTATGGACTGTACTTTTGGATACGCCAAACTCCTTCGCGATAACGCGAACTGTTTTTCTCGTCTCCACGATATACTTTCCAATCTTGATAGTTCTCTCTTTGATGTAATCGTGCACACCACTCGCCCTCCCTAAATTGGATGTGAGAAGTGCGAAATGAGACTCGCTTTTCGCTCTGATCTATACTCTGTTCCGCATGGCGGCAATGTTTGAATAATTCTCCATACGGCAGAAAGCGTTTACTTTCTGAGCTTGCGGTGAATAAACATGTCCTAAGGCACATTCAATACTATCTGCAAAACGACTCCTCACCTCAACCACTCTCTTTGTCAGGTTTGTAACAGTCTATTAGCTTGGTTGCTGATATATGCACGAAAAACACATTAGGGACAAGGTATCGCTAAAGTTTTTTGAAGATTTAGTATTATTAGCCGAATTTTACCTGAAATATTGTTTTTTTAGTAAAGGGGCTGCGAGGTATTGAAGGAAAAGTTATTTTTAAAAAGTCAGAATGAAATGCAGTTTTCGTAAAACCAGACATTCCTCAAAAGAAGTGACTTTTTGTAGGAAAATGAGTTTTTACCGGCTATTTCCCGAGAAATTGTCGATTGGGGAAATTTCCTGTCGGTGAATAGTCAGCGGTCATTCACGCCAAAAAGCCCGCCGAATCGGCAGGCTTTGGCTTATATTATGCGTTTGAAGATTTCTTAGAATCTTGTTCTGTTTCGTTATTCGTGTCTTCTTCGGAATCTTTCTCTTCATCGCTTGTATCTTGGTCTGTATCTTCCTCAGAGGCTTTTTCATCTACTGCATCTTGATCATCAGATGCTTTCGTTCCATCTTCCTCACTAAGCTCCTGTAATGTGCTTAATGGCTTTTGGAAGTAATCATGCGGGTTAAGAGCAACGTTATCCTTGCGAATTTCGAAGTGTACATGGACACCTGCTTCCGCATCAAACATGCTTTCACCAGCTTTTGCAATCACTTGGCCTTGCTTAACCTGATCGCCAACCTCGACACTGATCTCTTTAACAGATTGATACTGTGTTACAATTCCTTTGTCATGTTCAATTTCAATGACATTTCCCAACAGCACATCTTCTTCAACCTTCGTAACCGTTCCACTTAATGATGCAACAACATCAAATGTCTCGCCGTCCTTCATCCCAATATTGATACCTGTGTTTTGGTGATATTGGTTTTGGTAAAGGACAAGTGCGGCTTCCTGTTCTTCCGCTTTTGCACCTGCGTCATAGAAATGTCTTTGAATGACTGCTGCATCGGCATCTTTTACAGGCATCAGAATGTTTTCCATAGATCGGTTTACTTCGATTGCTGGTTCATCAAACTTTTTCCCCGGTACATCTGTAGCGGTGTTATCCACGCTATCTGGATTCGCTGTATTATTTGCGTTTTGGTACCAAAGAACCCCGGTTAGAATGATTGCTGCTGCTGCAATGTAGATCGCTGGGAATGCCCAACGCTTCTTTAAAAAGCGCTTAAAGCTGGAATTTTGAGAAGATCGTTTCTTTTCTTCCTCTCTCATTTATCATCACCTCAGCAATCATTCTGAACAGATTAGAAGAATTATATACATCCCCGCAAAAATATTTTTTTGGATTATTTTTCGACAAAGTCAGAGAAATTATTCATTTTTTAAAAATAAATTTTTATTGGGATAAAATGCGCTCTTTTGGGCATAAAAAAAGAGCTGCCCTGGTATCGGCAACTTGGTTTTTCCAAGTGAATGTCCTCTCCAAAAACACAAACTGTCCTTTTAAGGTGCCAGGCACCCCAAAAGGACAAATCACTTAAAATGTCTTTTTACAGTGCCTGGCACCATTTTATTTTCTGGCTAAGACCTTTGTAAGGTAGTTTTCACTGTTTGTGATTTCTACGCCCTTATAATAGTAGGAGATGATGTCTTTGTAGGTTTTGCCTTCTGAGGCCATCCCATTTGCCCCGTATTGGCTCATGCCAACACCATGGCCATAACCCCTTGTGTCAATGACAATCTTGTTACCCTGACGCTTCCACGTGAAGTCTGTTGACTTCAGTCCGAGCTTTTCTCGAATGACCTTTCCAGTAAGGACCTTGCCATTGATTTCAACCTCGCCTACACGCTTGCCGGCAGTTCTTTCTGTTATAGTGCCAATCGTGTTATCGGAAGGAAGCTTAACCCCTAATCGGTTCTCGAATTCAGAAATCGTAAAGATTTTTTGGTCACTGAACTCTGGCGATTTTATATCCCATGGACTTTCAACGCTTTTTAAATAAGGAACGGCATTTAACCAAATCGCCTCAGAATTCTCTGTATGCCCATTGCTTGTTGAAAAAAAGCTGGCGTCAATTGGGGATCCTTCATATACGATAATTTGCCCGCTCGTTTCCTTGACGGCTTCTGTGATTTTTTCAATGGCCCACTTGTAATCCGCTCCAAAAGTTTTTCTTATCTCATCCATATCCTTATAAACCTGATGCTCTACTGTGTCCGTGACAAGCGCTCCACCAGGCAGCTCTGACTTATTTTCACGAATCATTTGATTTACAATATACGTTCTTGCAGCTAAGGCTTGAGCCTTTAACGCCTCTTTTTCAAAAGCTCTTGGCATTTCCGATGCTACTACACCGACAACATAATCCTCTAGCGGAAGCGTATCGACCTGCTTGGTTTTCATTCGAAATACAGCTACTTCAACAGCTGGCTCATTAGATGTTTCCGCTGTAGGCTTCGTGTCGTCCTCCTGTTTTAACCGCTCCCCTAGCTTTCCTGTCACCCGATCGTCTTTAAAAGGGAGGACTAATAAAGAAGGAATAAGTAGAGTAATGAAAACAAGCAGTGCTCCTAGTACGATGAAAGGTTTAAATTTTGTCATGACTATGCCTCCATAATAATGTTATCTGAGACCTCTTTGAAGTCTGTCTCTTCTCATTCTTATGGTTGTGGACAGGCTATTATGACAAGAATTTTGTGCTGGAATGTTTAAAGGTGGAAGGCTCTTTAGGGATTCAATGGGGTAATTATTATATGAGGAAGTTAAGTACAACTTGTTTCTAATTTTTCTAGGTTTCATCAGGATTTGGGAAGCAAATCACCCTTTGTTTCCACTTTTCCAAAATTCCATCAAAATCTGGGAAGCAAATCTCCCTTTGTTTCCACTTTTCTAAAGTTTCATCAATATTTGGGAAGCAAATCACCCTTTGTTTCCGCTTTTCTAAAGTTTCATCAATATTTGGGAAGCAAATCAACCTTTGTTTCCACTTTTCTAAAGTTTCATCAATATTTGGGAAGCAAATCACCCTTTGTTTCCACTTTTCTAAAGTTTCATCAATATTTGGGAAGCAAATCACCCTTTGTTTCCACTTTTCCAAAAATCCATCAAAATCTGGGAAGCAAATCTCCCTTTGTTTCCACTTTTCTAAAGTTTCATCAATATTTGGGAAACAAATCACCTTTCGCTTCCTTTTTTCCAAGCTTTCATCAAAATTCGGGAAACTTCACGCCCAAAAAAGAAAAAACGCAACCCCCAGTCGTCAGAGGTCTGACGAACGGATTCTGCGTTTCATCTCAAAATTCGTTTTACCAAGCAAAATCACTCACAAAAAGAGATTTTGCAAAATTATGCATTCATATCCGAAACATATCGTTCCACTGGAGCAACGGTTTCGTCCATTTCATTCACACGTTCAATATCAGCACCTAGAGCGCCGAGCTTTTCATGGAAATTCACATAGCCACGGTCTAAATGCTTCAATTCAGTCACACGGGTAACGCCATCTGCCACCAATCCAGATAATACGAGTGCCGGCAGCGCGTAAATCTGTTGCCGCTACTTCAGCGCCTTGGAGATTGGATGGGCCATTCATAATAACAGAGCGGCCTTCGATTTTAATATCAGCGTTCATACGGCGGAATTCCTCCACATGCATGAAGCGATTTTCGAACACTGTTTCTGTGATCACACTTGTACCGTTTGCATGGAGTAATAACGCCATCATTTGGGATTGCATATCAGTCGGGAAACCAGGATGAGGCATCGTTTTGATATCAACTGCCTTAAGTTTCTCTGGACCGATGACACGAATGCCTTCTGCTTCTTCAACAAAATGAACGCCCATTTCTTCCATTTTTGCGATTAGTGAAGTAGAATGCTCAGGAACAGCGCCTTTAACAAGCACATTTCCGCCTGTAATCGCAGCCACCATAAAGGTGCCAGCTTCAATTCGGTCAGGGATAATATGGTGCTCCGCTCCGAATAATTGGTCAACACCTTCAATTCGGATCGTGCCGGTTCCGGCTCCTCTTACCTTTGCACCCATTTTATTGAGGAAATTCGCTAAATCCACGATTTCCGGTTCTTTTGC from Bacillus sp. DTU_2020_1000418_1_SI_GHA_SEK_038 includes these protein-coding regions:
- a CDS encoding rod shape-determining protein → MFARDIGIDLGTANVLIHVKGRGIVLNEPSVVAIDRNTNKVLAVGEEARRMVGRTPGNIAAIRPLRDGVIADFDVTEAMLKHFINKLNVKGFLSKPRILICCPTNITSVEQKAIKEAAEKSGGKKIYLEEEPKVAAIGAGMDIFQPSGNMVVDIGGGTTDVAVLSMGDIVTSSSIKMAGDAFDSEILQYIKREYKLLIGERTAENIKTSIGTVFPGSKSEELDIRGRDMVSGLPRTITVRSDEIERALRESVAVIVQAAKSVLERTPPELSADIIDRGVILTGGGALLHGIDTLLAEELKVPVLIAENPMDCVAIGTGIMLDNIDKLPKRKLG
- the spoIIID gene encoding sporulation transcriptional regulator SpoIIID codes for the protein MHDYIKERTIKIGKYIVETRKTVRVIAKEFGVSKSTVHKDLTERLPEINPELANEVKEILDYHKSIRHLRGGEATKMKYKKEEVEGEVIK
- a CDS encoding M23 family metallopeptidase, which gives rise to MREEEKKRSSQNSSFKRFLKKRWAFPAIYIAAAAIILTGVLWYQNANNTANPDSVDNTATDVPGKKFDEPAIEVNRSMENILMPVKDADAAVIQRHFYDAGAKAEEQEAALVLYQNQYHQNTGINIGMKDGETFDVVASLSGTVTKVEEDVLLGNVIEIEHDKGIVTQYQSVKEISVEVGDQVKQGQVIAKAGESMFDAEAGVHVHFEIRKDNVALNPHDYFQKPLSTLQELSEEDGTKASDDQDAVDEKASEEDTDQDTSDEEKDSEEDTNNETEQDSKKSSNA
- the spoIID gene encoding stage II sporulation protein D; amino-acid sequence: MTKFKPFIVLGALLVFITLLIPSLLVLPFKDDRVTGKLGERLKQEDDTKPTAETSNEPAVEVAVFRMKTKQVDTLPLEDYVVGVVASEMPRAFEKEALKAQALAARTYIVNQMIRENKSELPGGALVTDTVEHQVYKDMDEIRKTFGADYKWAIEKITEAVKETSGQIIVYEGSPIDASFFSTSNGHTENSEAIWLNAVPYLKSVESPWDIKSPEFSDQKIFTISEFENRLGVKLPSDNTIGTITERTAGKRVGEVEINGKVLTGKVIREKLGLKSTDFTWKRQGNKIVIDTRGYGHGVGMSQYGANGMASEGKTYKDIISYYYKGVEITNSENYLTKVLARK